Proteins encoded in a region of the Sulfurimonas marina genome:
- a CDS encoding TonB-dependent receptor plug domain-containing protein: MKKTYFSLVTALLLTTTSLTAAETILETIDVNSDADHRGDLQLESPTNLYKIQKSTKAGTEVLAQKDIEAYNPKDVIDLLNKATGMDLSYHGRRSPYDLKMRGSSNITYIIDGAILPPAASRMLYKFPLIAIEEIQIVRSATALSIAPSINVGASNSGSGVNIGYIIIRTKQPKKTEGILSAFFEKAVSQPYANGQSLYTGTRFGSSDSWNGYIGAMVSRFDRRSKETWFDGTESTSGMVNGGLSNGKFNLNFMAYKDIGTLEMQRGVKLDGTLDNAKWYYDPLKTTLLSVDGSMVWSEGQVTLFSLAHTQYEQLEHNENFVLPAASTRNYEEKTQSYSLRHNATFGDTKLQFGGQYVESDGFGSDLFNPYVKYDTSIKGASASVEQSLFDGDLVVDAGYRWDQKHIKNSTAAKSEALANPDANNGVDLAPASIITVGAVYNILDSQTLSARYFYGDQGVSGDFTLETQDGSKLDPEKQTRYEISLDSKFTRSFNSLITYFDTKVENEKRATSNTYIVDGEEYYYYQQVNSHTKGLELTLKGKIAKTTNYKFSWTRILSKETQDFAGVTDEVGVVVPEDTFTALLSHRWEDYLFNISGKQVSNYTSSKSPMGLSNADLGDYTRFDANVVKEFNYYGVPTTAKLYGRNLTNNHYATKYTTGYYFDRGRTLGLEVTLKF; the protein is encoded by the coding sequence ATGAAAAAAACATATTTTAGTCTTGTAACAGCATTGTTACTTACAACAACTTCACTTACTGCTGCAGAAACTATTCTAGAGACAATCGATGTAAACTCTGATGCAGATCATAGAGGCGATCTTCAATTAGAGAGTCCGACAAACTTATACAAAATTCAAAAAAGTACAAAAGCAGGCACAGAGGTTCTTGCACAAAAAGATATTGAAGCCTATAATCCAAAAGATGTAATTGATCTTTTAAATAAAGCAACGGGGATGGATCTAAGTTATCATGGACGCCGTAGCCCATATGATCTAAAAATGCGCGGTAGCAGTAATATCACCTATATTATAGACGGGGCGATTCTTCCTCCCGCAGCTAGCCGTATGCTTTACAAATTTCCACTCATCGCTATTGAGGAGATCCAAATTGTAAGAAGTGCTACAGCTCTTTCAATCGCTCCATCTATAAATGTCGGTGCTTCTAACAGTGGTTCGGGTGTAAATATCGGATATATCATTATCCGTACAAAACAACCTAAAAAGACCGAGGGGATCTTAAGCGCTTTTTTTGAAAAAGCTGTAAGTCAGCCTTATGCAAACGGCCAGTCGCTGTACACCGGGACACGTTTTGGAAGCAGTGATTCATGGAATGGATATATAGGTGCGATGGTTTCACGTTTCGATCGAAGAAGTAAAGAGACTTGGTTTGACGGGACTGAGAGTACATCGGGTATGGTAAACGGTGGACTCAGTAACGGAAAATTTAACCTGAACTTTATGGCCTACAAAGATATAGGTACTTTAGAGATGCAAAGGGGTGTGAAACTTGACGGTACTCTCGATAATGCAAAATGGTATTACGATCCGCTCAAGACGACTCTTCTTTCAGTTGACGGGAGTATGGTTTGGAGCGAAGGACAAGTGACACTTTTTTCTCTTGCACATACACAATATGAACAGCTGGAGCATAATGAAAACTTTGTATTGCCTGCAGCTTCAACACGTAACTATGAAGAGAAAACACAATCATACAGCTTAAGACACAACGCTACATTTGGAGATACAAAACTTCAGTTTGGCGGACAATATGTTGAGAGTGACGGATTTGGTTCTGATCTATTTAATCCGTATGTTAAATACGATACATCTATTAAAGGTGCATCGGCTTCGGTAGAACAAAGTTTATTTGACGGTGACTTGGTGGTTGATGCAGGATACAGATGGGATCAAAAACACATAAAAAACTCTACAGCGGCAAAATCGGAAGCTTTAGCTAATCCTGATGCAAACAACGGTGTAGATTTAGCACCAGCGTCAATCATCACAGTTGGTGCCGTTTATAACATCTTAGATTCACAAACTTTAAGTGCACGTTACTTTTACGGGGACCAAGGGGTTTCAGGTGACTTTACATTAGAGACGCAAGACGGAAGCAAACTCGATCCTGAAAAACAAACACGTTATGAGATCTCACTCGATTCAAAGTTTACCCGCTCATTTAACTCTCTCATTACATATTTTGACACAAAAGTAGAGAATGAAAAACGTGCCACATCAAATACATACATTGTTGACGGAGAGGAGTATTACTACTACCAACAGGTAAATTCTCATACAAAAGGGCTCGAACTTACACTCAAAGGGAAAATTGCCAAGACGACCAACTACAAGTTTTCATGGACAAGAATCCTCTCTAAAGAGACTCAAGATTTTGCAGGTGTAACGGATGAAGTGGGAGTTGTAGTGCCTGAAGATACTTTTACTGCCCTGCTCTCACACAGATGGGAGGATTACCTCTTTAATATTTCAGGGAAACAGGTAAGTAACTATACAAGTTCTAAAAGCCCTATGGGACTCTCAAATGCAGACTTAGGTGACTATACACGTTTTGATGCCAATGTTGTAAAAGAGTTTAATTATTACGGAGTACCGACTACTGCAAAACTCTACGGACGTAACCTTACAAACAACCATTACGCAACAAAATATACAACAGGTTACTACTTTGATCGAGGCCGTACACTCGGGTTAGAAGTAACTCTTAAATTTTAA
- a CDS encoding globin, with protein sequence MNKTEEQNSCHSGRVISFTQLNNEIKEKPQPRFGGDEIRVVDAMIDIIYPSVPFPSNKIFKTLGAEYIRKMVEHHHHLLLKTNIKTLFPQHPEALKLVIDRSVDFFVEALGGGAVFTSQHGDPHLRQRHFKIPINENDREIWLAMYKKTLKELKFPKEHLEEFWNWIEPLSIRMINRRTNTNAIKRHHWHDVKTELLQVNV encoded by the coding sequence ATGAATAAAACAGAAGAACAAAACAGCTGTCATAGCGGGAGGGTTATCTCCTTTACGCAGCTAAATAATGAGATAAAAGAGAAACCTCAGCCCCGTTTCGGCGGTGATGAGATACGTGTTGTAGATGCGATGATTGACATCATATACCCAAGCGTACCTTTTCCTTCAAATAAGATTTTTAAAACATTAGGTGCCGAGTATATCAGAAAGATGGTAGAACACCATCACCATCTACTGCTCAAAACAAATATAAAAACACTTTTTCCTCAACATCCAGAAGCGTTAAAGCTAGTGATAGATAGAAGTGTAGACTTCTTTGTCGAAGCACTCGGAGGTGGAGCAGTCTTTACTTCTCAACATGGAGATCCTCATCTTAGACAGCGCCACTTTAAGATACCCATCAATGAAAACGACAGAGAGATCTGGCTTGCGATGTATAAAAAAACACTAAAAGAGCTAAAGTTTCCAAAAGAGCATTTAGAGGAGTTTTGGAACTGGATCGAACCCCTTTCAATCCGTATGATAAACCGTCGTACAAATACAAATGCGATCAAACGCCACCACTGGCATGATGTAAAAACAGAACTGCTACAGGTCAATGTATGA
- a CDS encoding LLM class flavin-dependent oxidoreductase, whose protein sequence is MKLGVFLLTENYHKNPHIAILNDVELAVYAESLGFDEVWFAEHHFNSFSVIPNPSLMMTYVAAKTSKIRIGSAAFLAPFYHPLRLAEEISTLDNLSTGRVNAGFAKGGFALDLKNFQASSEELRVRLFNNVKEIDETLYKKEEFYPKPIQSKIPFYIATFSSKESIEFAAKNNYGLMFSQGATIEECEEAVAYYKQLSGLEPEVVLMRVFYTSHNSVEAYENAVVATDHFIKSMRSLNAFKEQPSFNQANYTALLDQRYQFFDAKKFMSCAVVGNVHECKAQILEIKRRIKNLHLVLKPASVDARRIRTTLKLFHKEIQPYIK, encoded by the coding sequence ATGAAACTGGGAGTTTTTTTACTTACTGAAAACTATCATAAAAATCCTCACATAGCGATCTTAAACGATGTGGAACTAGCCGTTTATGCAGAATCTCTTGGATTTGATGAAGTGTGGTTTGCCGAACACCATTTCAACTCTTTTAGCGTAATTCCAAATCCGTCGTTGATGATGACATATGTAGCTGCCAAGACCTCTAAGATCCGTATAGGAAGTGCAGCTTTCTTAGCTCCGTTTTACCATCCGCTAAGACTTGCAGAAGAGATATCTACTCTAGATAACTTAAGTACAGGGAGAGTAAATGCAGGGTTTGCAAAAGGGGGTTTTGCACTTGATCTTAAAAACTTTCAGGCAAGTTCCGAGGAACTTCGAGTAAGACTCTTTAACAATGTTAAAGAGATTGATGAAACACTCTATAAAAAAGAGGAGTTTTACCCAAAACCGATCCAATCAAAAATCCCGTTTTATATCGCCACTTTTTCCTCTAAAGAGAGCATAGAGTTTGCAGCAAAAAACAACTATGGGCTTATGTTCTCCCAAGGGGCGACGATTGAAGAGTGTGAAGAAGCGGTTGCATACTATAAACAACTCTCAGGTCTAGAGCCCGAAGTGGTACTTATGCGTGTATTTTATACCTCACATAATTCAGTTGAAGCGTATGAAAATGCAGTTGTGGCAACAGATCATTTTATAAAGTCGATGCGCTCTTTGAATGCTTTTAAAGAACAACCCAGCTTCAATCAAGCAAATTACACTGCCCTGCTCGATCAAAGGTACCAGTTTTTTGATGCAAAAAAATTTATGAGCTGTGCCGTTGTCGGTAATGTACATGAGTGTAAAGCTCAAATTTTAGAAATTAAGAGGAGGATAAAAAATTTACATTTAGTTTTAAAACCTGCATCTGTCGATGCAAGACGAATAAGAACAACTTTAAAACTCTTTCATAAAGAGATTCAACCATATATTAAATAA